A region from the Simiduia sp. 21SJ11W-1 genome encodes:
- a CDS encoding type II secretion system protein M, with the protein MIEQTLAKLLYGRPLREQAMLAVGGLAVAAMLVWVAVVAPINGMRDDAVKTLARTQATFAEVDQLAAQLEATRGAASQQQSRGKTTMTELIDNSLRKHGLSIRGIQPGQQGEMFVRLEAAPTQSVWRWLYEMEAVAGATINELTINPTDKEGWVLLTARLEQAP; encoded by the coding sequence ATGATTGAACAAACCCTTGCAAAACTTCTCTATGGGCGGCCCTTGCGCGAACAGGCCATGCTGGCTGTGGGTGGCCTGGCCGTGGCTGCCATGCTCGTTTGGGTGGCGGTGGTCGCCCCCATTAATGGCATGCGCGATGACGCCGTAAAAACCCTGGCGCGCACCCAGGCCACCTTTGCCGAGGTAGACCAGCTGGCGGCCCAGCTTGAGGCAACGCGTGGCGCTGCCAGCCAGCAGCAAAGCCGCGGCAAAACCACCATGACCGAGCTGATCGACAACAGCCTGCGCAAGCACGGCTTGTCTATTCGCGGCATTCAGCCGGGCCAGCAGGGTGAAATGTTTGTGCGGCTGGAGGCGGCACCCACCCAATCGGTGTGGCGCTGGTTGTATGAAATGGAAGCCGTGGCCGGCGCCACCATAAACGAACTCACCATTAACCCCACAGATAAAGAAGGCTGGGTGCTGTTAACCGCCCGTCTGGAGCAGGCCCCATAA
- a CDS encoding type II secretion system protein GspJ translates to MNRAGFSPVGQSPRQQGFTLVEVLIAIFIAAIIATLAVQSLSSATTAMERGKSLSDQLSELDRFFLVLEQDLRTVRAGRDFKFEAEPVSQSLAGATATGDDDFLGYGEAFETQDIKQQRHNLLADLDVDHRFLQLVRGNWVNFGVRPRSDLQHVTYAWHKGAIWRFFRPIDNEVFGDNPPADAVYYEDISMARRLVTQVDNLTVRFLAPGSAANNANAWADTWPPATGRNANNTGTALPLAVEVVIELQNVGEVRRVMLLGIEN, encoded by the coding sequence GTGAATAGGGCAGGGTTTTCGCCCGTGGGCCAAAGCCCGCGCCAGCAGGGCTTCACCCTGGTGGAAGTGCTGATTGCCATTTTTATTGCGGCCATTATCGCAACGCTTGCGGTGCAATCGTTAAGCTCTGCCACCACCGCCATGGAGCGCGGTAAAAGCTTAAGCGACCAGCTCAGTGAACTGGATCGGTTTTTTTTGGTGCTCGAACAGGATTTGCGCACCGTGCGTGCCGGCCGCGATTTCAAATTTGAGGCAGAGCCTGTAAGCCAGAGCCTGGCCGGTGCGACTGCCACCGGAGACGACGATTTCTTAGGCTATGGTGAGGCTTTCGAAACCCAGGATATCAAGCAACAGCGCCACAACCTGCTGGCAGATCTGGATGTGGATCACCGGTTTTTACAACTGGTGCGCGGCAATTGGGTGAACTTCGGCGTGCGCCCGCGCAGCGATTTACAACACGTGACCTATGCCTGGCACAAGGGCGCCATCTGGCGGTTTTTCCGGCCCATTGATAACGAAGTGTTTGGCGATAATCCGCCGGCCGATGCCGTCTACTACGAAGACATTTCCATGGCGCGCCGCCTGGTGACCCAGGTAGATAACCTCACAGTGCGGTTTTTGGCACCGGGCAGTGCCGCCAACAATGCCAACGCCTGGGCGGATACCTGGCCGCCGGCCACGGGCCGCAATGCCAACAACACAGGTACTGCACTGCCCTTGGCCGTTGAGGTGGTTATTGAATTACAAAACGTGGGCGAAGTGCGCCGCGTCATGCTTTTGGGGATAGAAAATTGA
- the gspN gene encoding type II secretion system protein N: MSSEPKHPLSYWRWSLAGLCLLLAWIISMAPASLMANAAAAGGLQLQGVTGSFWAGSAESARLQLAPYRGRQLVFDLGELDWSLKPSALLGMRACAQLQSSLNAQQITGRVCQGLTGGTEFNDIRVNLPANFLSLVAPVDATGQLMLAIDELQLVGNRIEAVQGSGRINQLAVEMDGRWLQFGNMDLQLEGAGGGPFSASVISEDQAIQWRAQSGALNLGRAGLEANLTTRLKLSDSYRAQWGTGLSVLGFERQNDEFLMELKLP; the protein is encoded by the coding sequence ATGAGTAGTGAACCCAAACACCCCCTGAGCTATTGGCGCTGGAGCTTGGCTGGCCTGTGCCTGCTGCTGGCGTGGATCATTTCAATGGCGCCGGCAAGCCTTATGGCCAATGCTGCCGCCGCCGGCGGCCTGCAGCTGCAAGGCGTGACCGGCAGTTTCTGGGCGGGCTCGGCAGAATCTGCCCGCCTGCAATTGGCGCCTTATCGCGGGCGGCAGCTGGTGTTTGATCTGGGCGAGCTGGATTGGTCACTTAAGCCCTCAGCTCTCTTGGGTATGCGCGCCTGTGCGCAGTTGCAGTCGTCTCTCAACGCCCAACAAATTACCGGCCGCGTGTGCCAGGGCCTGACAGGCGGCACCGAATTTAACGATATCCGGGTGAATTTGCCCGCCAATTTCCTAAGCCTTGTGGCCCCGGTGGATGCCACCGGCCAGCTGATGCTGGCCATTGATGAGTTACAGCTGGTGGGTAACCGCATCGAGGCCGTGCAGGGTTCCGGGCGCATCAATCAATTGGCGGTGGAAATGGACGGCCGCTGGCTGCAATTTGGCAACATGGATTTACAGCTTGAGGGTGCCGGCGGCGGCCCCTTCAGCGCCTCGGTGATCAGCGAAGATCAGGCCATTCAGTGGCGCGCCCAATCGGGCGCGTTAAACCTGGGCCGCGCGGGCCTGGAGGCCAACCTCACCACCCGGTTGAAGCTCTCTGACTCCTATCGGGCCCAGTGGGGCACGGGGCTCTCGGTGCTGGGCTTCGAGCGTCAGAACGATGAATTTCTAATGGAGCTCAAGCTGCCGTGA
- the gspL gene encoding type II secretion system protein GspL: MTTDALAEPATIDAAPISQAGLLEGLYLYPQTVPESPPPAEAPSLDEQPEALTGHLADGVAGDLAGEPQLVAAEAVQYQWRHYRDGQWSELQAGDLAALMAANSHWPAQVVMVLPADQVVTRTLPVELSERRYYKKLAPFQLEEDIIDDVSDLHFVYGPLGEESVDLAYCRKDLLDLWLAPFFERELPVSHLVSASALLPEPAAGQWALMLEPECAHFRLSATRYGAVQPSLLPAFVASLAAREPKPEAVQLLATGAQELATLKSALPASLAALAAPGQTLGAPLAAAYGAPNLAVEQYSPRIPLTRWLRMIKVPALVLAAGLCVHLSVALTEWYTASSHTDALKTAITERYRAAVPSGAISDPLKQLRNQVNRAGGAAQGSNALQVLARAVPVLTGKEGVEVKNLQFSNSAQELRLTIQARALADIESLSSQFKAQGFSAEVLSVNVNNGVHQARMKVTRK, translated from the coding sequence ATGACCACAGATGCGCTGGCCGAGCCGGCAACAATCGATGCGGCACCCATAAGCCAGGCGGGTTTGCTGGAGGGGCTCTACCTCTACCCGCAAACCGTGCCGGAAAGCCCGCCACCTGCCGAGGCGCCCTCACTGGATGAACAGCCAGAGGCGCTGACCGGGCATTTGGCAGATGGCGTAGCAGGCGATCTGGCCGGTGAGCCCCAGCTGGTGGCTGCAGAGGCCGTGCAATACCAGTGGCGCCATTACCGGGATGGCCAGTGGAGCGAGCTTCAGGCCGGTGATCTGGCGGCCTTGATGGCAGCCAATAGCCACTGGCCCGCGCAAGTGGTGATGGTGCTGCCCGCCGATCAGGTGGTTACCCGCACGCTGCCCGTTGAGTTGAGCGAGCGCCGCTACTACAAAAAGCTGGCGCCGTTTCAGCTGGAAGAAGACATCATCGACGATGTGTCTGATTTGCACTTTGTGTACGGCCCGTTGGGTGAAGAGAGTGTTGATCTGGCCTATTGCCGCAAAGATCTGCTGGATTTATGGCTGGCGCCGTTTTTTGAACGCGAACTGCCGGTTTCGCACTTGGTGAGCGCCAGCGCCTTGCTGCCAGAACCCGCCGCCGGCCAGTGGGCGTTGATGCTTGAGCCAGAATGCGCCCACTTCCGCCTGTCGGCCACCCGCTATGGCGCCGTGCAACCGTCGTTGTTGCCGGCCTTCGTGGCAAGCCTGGCCGCCCGCGAACCCAAGCCCGAGGCCGTGCAACTGCTGGCCACCGGCGCGCAAGAACTCGCCACACTCAAAAGTGCATTGCCCGCATCGCTGGCCGCGCTGGCTGCACCCGGCCAAACCCTTGGCGCACCCCTTGCCGCGGCTTACGGCGCGCCTAACCTTGCCGTTGAGCAATACTCGCCGCGCATCCCGCTGACCCGTTGGCTGCGCATGATAAAAGTGCCCGCACTGGTGCTGGCTGCGGGCTTGTGTGTGCATTTAAGTGTGGCGCTCACCGAATGGTATACCGCCAGCAGCCACACAGACGCGCTCAAAACCGCCATTACCGAGCGCTACCGCGCAGCCGTTCCGAGCGGCGCCATCAGCGACCCGCTCAAACAATTGCGCAACCAGGTTAACCGCGCAGGCGGCGCAGCCCAGGGCAGCAACGCCCTGCAGGTGTTGGCGCGCGCGGTGCCCGTACTCACCGGCAAAGAGGGCGTAGAGGTAAAAAACCTGCAGTTTTCCAACAGCGCCCAGGAGTTGCGTTTAACCATTCAGGCGCGTGCGCTGGCCGATATCGAATCGCTCAGCAGCCAGTTCAAAGCCCAGGGGTTCAGTGCCGAGGTGCTGTCGGTCAATGTGAATAACGGCGTGCATCAGGCGCGCATGAAGGTGACGCGCAAATGA
- the gspK gene encoding type II secretion system minor pseudopilin GspK, whose product MRVRQRGAVLILALLIVALVATLAVNYASQMTLVQARAENRLYGAQQEIYADSMIDMAARLLKEDADNSQLDHLYEDWAFPGGASYPVEGGMVQASLTDAQAVFNINSLGTALQNNANPNDPSRFTEPQRRFIRFLQTFDGNQNGLGQKDARAEAEDPDAPPPLVIDLNLAVMITEALVDWLDADDQPTGYGGAESLQYQQTGATWVPPNGPMESVEELKLVQHITPEIFEAIRPHVTVLPQADAPLNINTIQDLRIVQSLNGADQMTPLNAQDLSDFGDWRGDAGFSTVDDLINQADFQALVTGAAMETTGLSVSTEFFWLNIEVSLAEKVINRRMLLHRKGGDIKVLARFASGQQTAIQVLGTQQDADARDDNERDQGRGRDGRRDDNSDNKRRNP is encoded by the coding sequence TTGAGAGTCCGCCAGCGCGGAGCTGTGCTGATACTGGCGCTGTTGATTGTGGCGCTGGTGGCCACTTTGGCTGTGAATTACGCAAGCCAAATGACCTTGGTGCAAGCCCGTGCGGAAAACCGCCTGTATGGCGCCCAGCAGGAAATCTACGCAGATTCCATGATCGACATGGCCGCCCGTTTGCTGAAAGAAGATGCCGACAACAGCCAGCTTGATCACCTGTATGAAGATTGGGCCTTCCCCGGTGGCGCCAGCTACCCGGTAGAAGGCGGCATGGTGCAGGCCTCGCTCACCGATGCGCAGGCGGTGTTCAACATCAACAGCCTCGGCACGGCCTTGCAAAATAACGCCAACCCCAACGACCCGAGCCGGTTCACTGAACCCCAGCGCCGCTTCATCCGGTTTTTACAAACCTTCGACGGCAACCAGAACGGCCTGGGCCAAAAGGATGCGCGGGCAGAGGCTGAAGATCCAGACGCGCCACCGCCACTGGTGATTGATTTAAACCTGGCGGTGATGATTACCGAGGCGCTGGTGGATTGGCTGGATGCCGACGATCAACCCACCGGCTACGGCGGCGCCGAATCGCTGCAATACCAGCAAACCGGCGCAACCTGGGTACCCCCTAACGGGCCCATGGAATCGGTAGAAGAATTAAAACTGGTGCAGCACATTACGCCGGAAATTTTTGAGGCCATTCGCCCCCACGTGACGGTGCTGCCCCAGGCGGATGCCCCGCTCAATATCAACACCATTCAAGACCTGCGCATAGTGCAAAGCCTCAACGGTGCCGATCAAATGACGCCGCTCAATGCCCAGGATCTGTCGGATTTTGGCGATTGGCGCGGCGATGCAGGCTTTAGTACTGTTGACGACTTGATTAATCAGGCGGATTTTCAGGCGCTGGTAACCGGTGCCGCCATGGAAACTACGGGCCTGAGTGTCAGCACCGAGTTCTTTTGGCTAAATATTGAAGTTAGCCTGGCTGAAAAGGTGATCAACCGGCGTATGCTGTTGCACCGCAAAGGCGGCGATATTAAGGTTTTAGCCCGCTTTGCATCGGGCCAGCAAACGGCCATACAGGTGTTGGGCACACAACAGGATGCCGATGCGCGCGATGACAACGAGCGCGACCAGGGCCGAGGCCGCGATGGCCGGCGCGACGATAATTCAGACAACAAGCGACGAAATCCATGA
- the gspI gene encoding type II secretion system minor pseudopilin GspI — protein sequence MNPERGFSLVEVLVALMIVGLALPALLGQMQSQSDAQGSLRNKTLALYVAQNKIAEYRLRMREPNFTLSESETGEVEMAGVRWHWRSTSTKFPDIGARQVEVFVGLKPDDSLSSVMAVFSE from the coding sequence ATGAACCCTGAGCGCGGCTTTAGCCTGGTTGAAGTACTGGTGGCGCTGATGATTGTGGGCCTGGCGCTGCCTGCGCTGCTTGGGCAGATGCAATCGCAAAGTGATGCCCAGGGTTCACTGCGCAACAAAACCCTGGCGCTGTATGTGGCGCAAAATAAAATTGCCGAGTACCGCTTGCGCATGCGCGAACCCAACTTCACCTTGAGCGAATCGGAAACCGGCGAGGTGGAGATGGCGGGCGTGCGTTGGCATTGGCGCTCTACCTCTACCAAATTTCCGGACATTGGCGCCCGGCAAGTGGAAGTGTTTGTGGGCCTGAAGCCCGATGACAGCTTGAGCTCGGTGATGGCGGTGTTCAGTGAATAG
- a CDS encoding FAD:protein FMN transferase produces the protein MRVRAKAVRWLALILCLPCLTQAEWHYERAAIMGTEITVYLWHEQPAEARLAALEVLAEMRRIDQWLSPWIESSELSKLNAEAARAPVAVTPELMQLLAKSLYYGQLSDGAFDITFASVGFKYDYRAGIQPDEKERKRLLPAVNYQSIALDQKAGTVAFKHPDLRIDLGGIAKGYAVDRAIDLLRARGIAHASVSAGGDSRMLGDKRGRPWIVGVKNPRQEDALALRLPLADVALSTSGDYERYFIDEQGRRVHHIINPRTGESSEGVMSVTVMGPKGFDTDPLSTTVFVLGVARGLALIERLPQYDAIVIDAAGKVHFSSGLQPPDGK, from the coding sequence GTGAGGGTACGGGCTAAAGCTGTGCGCTGGTTGGCGTTGATATTGTGCCTGCCCTGTTTGACACAGGCCGAGTGGCACTACGAGCGCGCGGCCATCATGGGCACAGAAATCACCGTCTACCTTTGGCATGAACAACCGGCCGAGGCCCGCCTTGCCGCGCTTGAAGTGCTGGCCGAAATGCGCCGCATTGATCAGTGGTTAAGCCCCTGGATTGAAAGTTCGGAGCTTAGCAAGCTCAATGCCGAAGCCGCCCGCGCGCCGGTGGCGGTTACTCCAGAGCTGATGCAGCTGCTGGCCAAATCCCTCTACTACGGCCAATTGAGCGACGGTGCCTTTGACATCACCTTTGCCTCTGTGGGGTTCAAATACGATTACCGCGCAGGCATACAGCCAGATGAAAAAGAGCGCAAGCGCCTGTTGCCGGCGGTGAATTACCAATCCATTGCGCTGGACCAAAAGGCCGGTACCGTGGCGTTCAAACACCCGGACCTGCGCATAGACCTGGGTGGTATCGCCAAGGGCTACGCGGTAGATCGCGCCATTGATCTGCTGCGCGCGCGCGGCATTGCCCACGCCAGTGTCAGTGCTGGCGGCGACAGCCGCATGCTGGGCGACAAGCGCGGCCGGCCCTGGATTGTGGGCGTAAAAAACCCCCGCCAAGAGGATGCACTGGCGCTGCGCCTGCCGCTGGCGGATGTGGCCCTTTCCACCTCGGGTGATTACGAGCGCTACTTTATCGACGAGCAGGGCCGGCGCGTGCACCACATCATCAACCCACGCACCGGTGAATCCAGCGAGGGTGTGATGAGCGTGACGGTTATGGGCCCCAAAGGCTTTGATACCGACCCGCTTTCTACTACCGTATTTGTGCTGGGCGTGGCCCGGGGGCTCGCGCTTATCGAGCGGCTGCCTCAATATGACGCCATTGTGATAGATGCCGCGGGCAAGGTGCATTTCAGCAGTGGCTTGCAACCGCCGGACGGCAAATAG
- a CDS encoding GspH/FimT family pseudopilin: MRHQRGFTLIELMVVLLLVGLAIGMVDLNLGGNEERKARQYIDQSYRLLRYADESAALQSDMVGLQIEAAINGDRELRWYRLRGGAWVVADAPFVEDVMPENLQFELLIDEQPVDLAKEAETPQVVFSGSGEISNFEMRFALNDQPIGLITVDVTGDLVQADTYEP; this comes from the coding sequence GTGCGGCATCAGCGCGGATTTACCCTCATCGAATTGATGGTGGTGCTGTTATTGGTTGGCCTGGCCATCGGCATGGTGGATTTGAATCTGGGCGGCAATGAAGAGCGCAAGGCGCGCCAGTATATCGATCAAAGCTATCGCCTGTTGCGCTATGCCGATGAAAGCGCGGCCCTGCAAAGCGACATGGTGGGCCTGCAAATTGAAGCGGCCATCAATGGCGACAGAGAGCTGCGTTGGTATCGCCTGCGCGGCGGCGCCTGGGTGGTGGCCGATGCCCCCTTTGTAGAAGATGTGATGCCTGAAAATCTGCAATTTGAATTGCTAATTGATGAGCAACCGGTAGATCTGGCCAAAGAAGCCGAAACCCCGCAGGTGGTGTTCAGCGGCAGTGGCGAAATTTCCAATTTTGAAATGCGCTTTGCCCTGAACGACCAACCCATAGGATTAATTACCGTGGATGTCACAGGCGACTTGGTACAGGCAGATACCTATGAACCCTGA
- the gspG gene encoding type II secretion system major pseudopilin GspG — MTNSRTAQRGFSLIEIMVVLVILGLLISIVAPNVLDRADGARVQKVFADFKAIETALKSYRLDNFNYPSSEQGLDALVSKPSLDPIPKRYPANGYLDSLPKDPWGNPYLYLSPGENGAVDIYTLGADGVAGGEGQNADIGNWQSMSDFE, encoded by the coding sequence ATGACAAATTCCAGAACCGCCCAGCGCGGTTTTAGCTTGATTGAAATTATGGTGGTGCTGGTGATTTTGGGCCTGCTGATCAGTATTGTGGCGCCCAACGTGCTGGATCGCGCCGATGGCGCGCGGGTACAAAAAGTGTTTGCCGATTTCAAAGCCATTGAAACGGCGCTTAAGTCCTACCGCCTTGATAACTTCAATTACCCCAGCAGCGAGCAGGGCCTGGATGCGCTGGTGAGCAAGCCTTCGCTGGATCCTATCCCGAAGCGCTACCCGGCCAACGGCTACCTGGATTCGCTGCCGAAAGACCCATGGGGCAACCCCTACCTGTATTTAAGCCCCGGTGAAAACGGCGCGGTGGATATTTACACCTTGGGTGCCGATGGCGTTGCCGGTGGTGAAGGCCAGAATGCAGATATCGGCAACTGGCAATCCATGAGCGATTTCGAGTAA
- the gspF gene encoding type II secretion system inner membrane protein GspF, which yields MPAFSYQAIDAQGRQQKGVIEGDSERAVRADLRARNLKPINVKPAGRTAGESRAAGTGFSFSMPKFHRRIKDADLTVITRQLSSLLNSGMPLVEALQSTANQQRKQPLKEMILQVRSRVLEGHSFAQALAEAPYAFDSMYRALVRAGESAGYLGPVLDRLAAYTESTFETRQRVKMAMIYPVVLLVVSVGVIAMLMTFVVPELTQVFAHSARELPTLTVVLINVSNYLSNWGMWTLLGLLLAIMGVQKWLQKPSRQLAWHNMILNMPIFGEISAQINSARFASTLSLLTGSGVPLLDAIKISTQVMTNAVMARASEKLAIDVQEGSSLSRAMEKTKLFPPLLVQMTASGESSGDLDKQLEHAARNMDRELEWRLASALGIMEPLVVVIMGVLVTGIVMAILLPIFEMNTMV from the coding sequence ATGCCTGCCTTTTCCTACCAAGCCATAGATGCCCAAGGGCGCCAGCAAAAAGGGGTGATTGAGGGCGACTCTGAGCGCGCCGTGCGTGCAGATTTGCGCGCGCGCAATTTAAAACCCATCAACGTGAAACCCGCAGGCCGCACAGCCGGCGAAAGCCGAGCTGCCGGCACAGGTTTCAGCTTTAGCATGCCAAAGTTTCACCGCCGTATTAAAGATGCGGATTTAACGGTGATCACCCGCCAGCTAAGTTCGCTGTTGAATTCCGGCATGCCGCTGGTGGAGGCCTTGCAAAGCACCGCCAACCAGCAGCGCAAACAGCCGTTAAAAGAAATGATTTTGCAGGTGCGTTCGCGGGTGCTTGAAGGCCACAGCTTTGCCCAGGCCCTGGCCGAGGCGCCCTACGCCTTCGACAGCATGTACCGCGCCTTGGTGCGCGCCGGTGAAAGCGCGGGCTATTTGGGCCCGGTGCTCGATCGCCTGGCCGCCTACACGGAATCTACCTTTGAAACCCGCCAGCGGGTGAAAATGGCCATGATTTACCCGGTGGTGTTGCTGGTGGTAAGCGTGGGCGTGATCGCCATGTTGATGACCTTTGTGGTGCCCGAGTTAACCCAGGTGTTTGCCCACAGTGCCCGCGAGCTGCCCACCCTCACCGTGGTGTTGATTAACGTCAGCAACTATTTAAGTAACTGGGGCATGTGGACGCTACTGGGCTTGCTGCTTGCAATAATGGGCGTGCAAAAATGGCTGCAGAAACCCTCGCGCCAACTTGCCTGGCACAACATGATTTTAAACATGCCCATTTTTGGTGAAATCAGCGCGCAAATTAACTCGGCCCGTTTTGCCTCAACTTTAAGCCTGCTCACCGGCAGCGGCGTACCCTTGTTGGATGCCATAAAAATTTCCACCCAGGTAATGACCAACGCCGTGATGGCGCGCGCCAGCGAAAAACTCGCCATAGACGTACAAGAGGGCTCGTCACTTTCACGGGCCATGGAAAAAACCAAATTGTTCCCACCACTGCTCGTGCAGATGACCGCCAGTGGCGAATCTTCCGGTGATTTGGATAAGCAACTAGAACACGCCGCCCGCAATATGGACCGCGAGCTTGAATGGCGCCTGGCTTCGGCGCTGGGCATTATGGAGCCTTTGGTGGTGGTAATTATGGGCGTTTTGGTCACCGGTATTGTGATGGCCATTTTGCTTCCGATTTTTGAAATGAACACGATGGTGTAA